The Poecilia reticulata strain Guanapo linkage group LG13, Guppy_female_1.0+MT, whole genome shotgun sequence genome has a segment encoding these proteins:
- the fzd9b gene encoding frizzled-9b: MDGCPLQVVLSLCLLVISSSSFEIGSYDLDRDRPAKCEPIVIPMCQGIGYNLTRMPNFMQHDDQEEAAIKLLEFAPLVKYGCDVHLRFFLCSLYAPMCTDKVSTSIPACRPMCEQAREKCAPIMKQFSYTWPDSLNCSKLPTRNDPNALCMEAPENETRTEGKKGEGMLPVPHRPRQPGANGARSPGAVGSCENPDKFQFVEKSQSCAPRCSPAVDVYWSRQDKDFAFIWVTVWSILCFVSTAFTVLTFLLEPHRFQYPERPIIFLSMCYNVYSVAFIIRSVAGPENIACDRENGELYIIQEGLESTGCTIVFLILYYFGMASSIWWVILTLTWFLAAGKKWGHEAIEAHSNYFHMAAWGIPALKTIIILTMRKVAGDELTGLCYVGSMDSGALTGFVLIPLSCYLVIGTSFILTGFVALFHIRKVMKTEGTNTEKLEKLMVKIGIYSILYTVPATCVIVCYFYERLNMDYWKLRGLQTQCGSFGGPAGDCSLQTSVPTVAVFMLKIFMSLVVGITSGVWVWSSKTLQTWQGLCSRKLADRTSGRKPCGGVNCGSTHCHYKSPAVVLHMAKTDPHSDSPTHV; the protein is encoded by the coding sequence ATGGATGGTTGTCCGCTGCAGGTGGTGCTTTCCTTATGTCTGCTGGTGATTTCCAGCTCCAGTTTTGAGATTGGCTCGTACGACCTGGACCGGGACAGACCGGCTAAGTGCGAGCCCATCGTGATCCCCATGTGCCAGGGGATCGGCTACAACCTCACCCGGATGCCCAACTTCATGCAGCACGACGACCAGGAGGAGGCTGCCATCAAGCTGCTGGAGTTCGCTCCCCTGGTGAAATACGGCTGCGACGTGCACCTCCGcttcttcctctgctccctctACGCCCCCATGTGCACCGACAAAGTGTCGACCTCCATCCCCGCCTGCAGGCCCATGTGCGAGCAGGCCAGGGAGAAGTGTGCCCCCATCATGAAGCAGTTCAGCTACACCTGGCCCGACTCGCTCAACTGCTCCAAGCTGCCCACCAGGAATGACCCCAACGCCCTGTGCATGGAGGCCCCCGAGAACGAAACCAGGACGGAGGGCAAGAAGGGTGAGGGGATGCTTCCGGTGCCCCACCGGCCACGGCAGCCGGGTGCCAACGGTGCCCGCTCTCCGGGGGCCGTGGGCTCCTGTGAAAACCCAGATAAGTTCCAGTTCGTGGAGAAGAGCCAGTCCTGCGCCCCGCGCTGCTCGCCGGCCGTGGACGTCTACTGGTCCAGGCAGGACAAGGACTTCGCCTTCATCTGGGTGACCGTGTGGTCCATCCTGTGTTTTGTGTCCACCGCGTTCACTGTTCTGACCTTCCTCCTCGAGCCCCACCGCTTCCAGTACCCCGAGAGGCCCATCATATTCCTCTCCATGTGTTACAACGTCTACTCCGTGGCCTTCATCATCCGTTCAGTGGCGGGGCCGGAGAACATCGCCTGTGACCGGGAGAACGGGGAGCTGTACATCATCCAGGAGGGTCTGGAGTCGACTGGGTGCACCATCGTCTTCCTCATCCTCTACTACTTTGGGATGGCGTCTTCGATCTGGTGGGTCATCCTCACCCTCACCTGGTTCCTGGCTGCGGGGAAGAAGTGGGGTCACGAGGCCATTGAAGCCCACAGCAACTACTTCCACATGGCCGCCTGGGGGATCCCCGCTCTCAAGACTATCATCATCCTCACCATGAGGAAGGTGGCCGGGGACGAGCTGACGGGGCTGTGCTACGTGGGCAGCATGGACTCGGGGGCGCTCACTGGCTTCGTCCTCATCCCGCTGTCCTGCTACCTGGTCATCGGCACTTCCTTCATCCTCACGGGCTTCGTCGCCCTCTTCCACATCCGCAAGGTCATGAAGACGGAGGGCACCAACACGGAGAAGCTGGAGAAGCTCATGGTGAAGATCGGCATCTACTCCATCCTTTACACGGTGCCGGCCACCTGCGTCATCGTCTGCTACTTCTACGAGCGGCTCAACATGGACTACTGGAAGCTGAGGGGCCTGCAGACCCAGTGCGGCTCCTTCGGGGGCCCCGCCGGCGACTGCTCGCTGCAGACGTCCGTGCCCACGGTGGCCGTGTTCATGCTGAAGATCTTCATGTCGCTGGTGGTGGGGATCACCAGTGGGGTGTGGGTGTGGAGCTCCAAGACCCTGCAGACCTGGCAGGGCCtgtgcagcaggaagctggCGGACAGGACTAGTGGGAGGAAGCCCTGCGGCGGCGTGAACTGCGGCAGCACGCACTGCCACTACAAATCCCCTGCTGTGGTTCTGCACATGGCCAAGACTGACCCACACTCAGACAGCCCCACACACGTctga